The proteins below come from a single Oncorhynchus gorbuscha isolate QuinsamMale2020 ecotype Even-year linkage group LG12, OgorEven_v1.0, whole genome shotgun sequence genomic window:
- the si:ch73-111k22.3 gene encoding pleckstrin homology-like domain-containing protein, whose amino-acid sequence MMAVVSATSNGADENLVEIKEDKKGWLSKRTHFTHRWKRAWFQLKETILFYGENEEKLLKPINLVGAVVEVVEGGDGSFEWTITPKDRKRTFFLKAGTIAEQQGWMEAICEAQLSSRDHATNACVVQ is encoded by the exons ATGATGGCTGTAGTATCTGCGACCTCTAACGGCGCAGATGAAAACCTCGTTGAGATAAAAGAGGACAAAAAAGGATGGTTATCCAAGCGCACTCATTTTACGCACCGGTGGAAACGCGCATGGTTTCAGTTGAAAGAAACTATACtgttttatggtgaaaatgaagAG aagcttctgaagcccaTCAACCTGGTTGGGGCAGTGGTAGAGGTTGTTGAAGGAGGCGATGGATCATTCGAATGGACTATTACTCCTAAGGACAGGAAGCGGACCTTCTTCCTAAAGGCTGGCACCATAGCAGAACAGCAGGGATGGATGGAGGCTATATGTGAAGCACAGCTGAGCTCCAGGGACCATGCTACTAATGCATGTGTGGTGCAATAG